The sequence TGATTGGAGGTGCAAAGGGAGAGTTGGAGAATCTGCTGAAAGAAGTTCAACACCTAAAAGGCTTCTTAGACGATGCTGCAAAATTACCAAGTGACAGCGAGCAGTGGAAAGTGTTGGTCGAGGAGATTCATAAAACTGTACATAAAGCTGAGGATGCCATTGATAAGTTCCTGGTTCAGGCGAAGCTGCAccaagagaaaagtaaaatgggAAGATTCTTCAATGTGAGCCATCTTGCTACCGTCAGGAATCTTGCCGCTGAGATCAACGGCATCCTTGGGCAAGTCAAGGAACTTCGCAAAAACAATCAAGCTCTTCAGGCACGCCCAGTTGTTGAGCTACCTAAAAAAGGTTCCCAGGAGGTAACGCAGGTATGCCCGAAACCCAAAAGATTTTTCATTTCCTATTTCTATCACAATggttgttgtttgtttctttgagGGCGGCCCAATAAAATTGATGGTCTAAAGTCAATTTGCTACAAAGAGCTTTAAACTTAATTAATTAAACTGCGACAGAGGACTCACTTTCTATTGTATAGATCAATTAAACAAGACAAAAAGAGATAGCAggaaaaatgagttgaaatagaaAAGTGAAATAGTTTAGGAGAAATGAACGAATGCACGCGAATGAGGAAAGATCAGAACCTAAAGGTGGAGGTAAATGTACTCGTTGCTTAATTCAATTTTTTGgtatttatgtatttattttatttaattgggATAGGTTTGACGGTTGATGAAAGTTGTTATCTGATCTGTTAATGGATAAGAGAGTGTTATAATTCCAAACCCATTTGAAATTATTGGACTGAAAAAATAAGTACTTAAAAGTTTCCTTTTGAGTCATTAGTCCAGTGTCTGATGCTTTTCATGGTTTGTGTTAATGTGTAGCTACAGATCAATATTAAATGGCTGTTTGATGTAATAATCTGGAAATCAAGATAAAAAGAAACTCTTAAATCCAAAATCTGACTACGAAATCATTGCATCCAAAGACTATCTATTCAGTTAGTGATTAATGGCATCACAAACAACACTAGTTCACATTAATCTTGTCAAAATTCAACAAAAAGATTTACAGAATCATGAAAATGTTAGATAAACTCGATGTAACAAGTATTATTTACTCTGTTTCTGATGTGATCCATTTTTATTATCTTGAAAAGGGTCCTTCTTTGGAGGATGATGAAGTTGTCGGCTTTGATGAGGAAGCGAACAAAGTGATCAAGCGACTTGTTGAAGGATCAGAGGATCTTGATATTATTCCAGTGGTGGGTATGCCGGGACTTGGAAAAACCACACTAGCAAGAAAAATCTACAATGATCCTCAACTTTCATATGAATTTTTCGGTGTCCATTGGGTTTACGTCGGCCAATCTTACAAAATAAAGGATGTTTTTCTTAATATTCTCAAATTCTTCACAAGACGCACCGAAGATTATCAGCATGAGGATGAGAATGCATTAGCTAAGGTGATAGCCAGTTTTATCAAGAAAGGAGGTAGATGTCTCATTTGTTTAGATGATGTTTGGGAAATAAAAGTCATTGATTATGTAAAGAAAGTTTTCCCAGAAAACGAAAAGGGGCATCGAGTCATGATGACAACGCGTGATAATGTTCTGGCTACTTATGCCAATCCAGATCCTCACGATCTGAAATTTTTGACTCCAAAAGAAAGTTTTGAATTGTTGGTAAAGAGAGTTTTTGGCAAGAAAAGTTGTCCTAATGATTTAGTAGGGCATGGAGAAAGCATTGCCCGAAAATGTGGTGGAGTACCACTTGCAGTAGTGGTTATTGCAGGAGCATTAAGAGGTCGTCCGAACACAAATGATTGGATAAGAGTTGAGAAAAATGTGCCTCAGCATCTTTATGGGAATAACGAAGAGAGCTGCTTGAAATTTGTGGAGATGAGTTATGATCGTTTGCCCCAAGAAATGCAGACATGCTTCCTGTTTTGTGGTGTCTTTCCTCGAGGCTTTGATATCCCTTCTTGGAAAGTGATTCGCTTGTGGATAGCGGAGGGGTTGATAAAGCCGCAGGAATCGTACACTCTGGAGGAGATAGCAGAGTTTTATTTGAACGATCTTATCAATAGAAATTTAGTGATATTGCAGCAAAAGAGGTCTGATGGTCAAATAAAAACTTGTCGTCTTCACGACATGTTGCATCAGTTCTGCAAAAAGGAAGCTAGTAACAAATGGCTTTTTCAAGAAGTCAGTCTAACACCTGATCAAGCTATTCCTATTGAAGACCCAAATAAATCTCGTCGATTGTGCATTCAACCCTCTAATCTGAAAGGCTTTCTCTCCAAGAAACCTTCTGCGGAGCATGTTAGATCTTTCTATTGTTTTtcctcaaaagaaaaacaaatcag is a genomic window of Nicotiana tabacum cultivar K326 chromosome 16, ASM71507v2, whole genome shotgun sequence containing:
- the LOC107806212 gene encoding putative late blight resistance protein homolog R1A-3; its protein translation is MADAVVNFLAENLLQLLTDNVKLIGGAKGELENLLKEVQHLKGFLDDAAKLPSDSEQWKVLVEEIHKTVHKAEDAIDKFLVQAKLHQEKSKMGRFFNVSHLATVRNLAAEINGILGQVKELRKNNQALQARPVVELPKKGSQEVTQGPSLEDDEVVGFDEEANKVIKRLVEGSEDLDIIPVVGMPGLGKTTLARKIYNDPQLSYEFFGVHWVYVGQSYKIKDVFLNILKFFTRRTEDYQHEDENALAKVIASFIKKGGRCLICLDDVWEIKVIDYVKKVFPENEKGHRVMMTTRDNVLATYANPDPHDLKFLTPKESFELLVKRVFGKKSCPNDLVGHGESIARKCGGVPLAVVVIAGALRGRPNTNDWIRVEKNVPQHLYGNNEESCLKFVEMSYDRLPQEMQTCFLFCGVFPRGFDIPSWKVIRLWIAEGLIKPQESYTLEEIAEFYLNDLINRNLVILQQKRSDGQIKTCRLHDMLHQFCKKEASNKWLFQEVSLTPDQAIPIEDPNKSRRLCIQPSNLKGFLSKKPSAEHVRSFYCFSSKEKQISGLTPNDIKLIHKAFPLVRILDVEPLKFLFSKDFNQLFHLRYIAISGDFNAIPLTIGKFWNLQTLILNTSTSESTLDVKADIWNMLQLRHLHTNIPAKLQPPAATSSGKASCLQTLSMVAPESCEKEVLAKACHLKKLSIRGQMAAFLGAYKGGINNLEELKCLEQLNLVNDVLYMNKAPHLPPTFSQLVRTVKKLTLTNTRFGWSEADKLGKLEALEVLKFKENAFAGDSWKPKTGFCALQVLWIERSELESWEASDINFPMLRHLVLISCDKLEAVPLELANITNLQEMKLENTSKAVKSAKDIQESKTAKSIKFNLTIFPPEAGSKATK